From Qingrenia yutianensis, a single genomic window includes:
- a CDS encoding Gfo/Idh/MocA family protein — MRKIKVGVYYDNGCHQITREVLANPNINAEIVASCHCPNSEKLENVTYYDTLEEMLKDERIELVSLCSPNRREQANDAVKCMLAGKHVYAEKPCAMSEEDLERILKTSKKTGKQFHEMAGTAFKQPYYALRKFVLSDKIGDIVQIYSQKSYPLGTHRPQNEDIDGGLIRQVGIHNMRFTEHITGLKIKEIYAVQTKLGNGAQYGNLHTAVSYMMKMENGAVASAVANYMNSVEGIGKYGNECVRIFGTKGYAEIMDAGRKSRVIIGDKNMGELDTSENPKTYFECYIDSLLGTGEMPVSLDDELHPTRMVIRAAENCR, encoded by the coding sequence ATGCGGAAAATAAAAGTCGGAGTGTACTATGACAACGGCTGTCACCAGATAACGCGCGAAGTTTTGGCAAATCCGAATATAAACGCAGAAATTGTTGCGTCGTGTCACTGTCCCAATTCCGAAAAACTTGAAAACGTCACGTATTACGATACACTTGAAGAAATGCTTAAAGACGAAAGAATTGAGCTTGTGTCGCTTTGTTCGCCCAACAGGCGCGAGCAGGCAAACGACGCGGTGAAATGTATGCTTGCCGGAAAACACGTTTACGCGGAAAAGCCGTGCGCTATGAGCGAGGAGGATTTGGAACGTATTCTTAAAACGTCGAAAAAGACGGGAAAACAGTTTCACGAAATGGCAGGTACGGCATTTAAACAGCCGTATTACGCTTTGAGAAAATTTGTTTTAAGCGATAAAATAGGCGACATCGTTCAAATATATTCGCAAAAATCGTATCCGCTCGGAACACACCGTCCGCAAAACGAGGATATCGACGGCGGACTTATCCGTCAGGTCGGTATTCACAATATGCGTTTCACCGAGCATATCACGGGACTTAAAATCAAAGAAATATACGCCGTTCAGACAAAACTCGGCAACGGTGCGCAATACGGAAATCTGCACACGGCGGTGTCGTATATGATGAAAATGGAAAACGGCGCAGTTGCGTCGGCGGTTGCAAATTATATGAACAGCGTTGAGGGAATAGGCAAGTACGGCAACGAATGTGTGAGAATTTTCGGCACAAAAGGATATGCCGAAATAATGGACGCAGGACGAAAGAGCAGAGTTATTATCGGTGACAAAAATATGGGTGAGCTTGATACATCGGAAAACCCGAAAACATATTTTGAATGTTACATAGACTCACTTTTGGGAACAGGCGAGATGCCGGTTTCTCTCGATGACGAACTTCACCCGACAAGAATGGTTATCCGCGCGGCGGAAAACTGCCGTTAA
- a CDS encoding Gfo/Idh/MocA family protein, with amino-acid sequence MKELKIGLIGCGGMAKNYREIYTKIKGARLDFVVGLDSDNPREVAQMLGASRYSTNYEDLINSDVDIVDISTPNHLHKEQFIKAVRAGKNVLLQKPIASTLDDAFEIYEESKKTDKTVGMYMSRHSASAYIEIKNIIESGAIGKISSVHARTSLVRRASANSAENWRCSVEKTGGGSLIQLGVHDYDILSWVLGSKISEIGAYCENIMSPHIGGDDSSQTIIKFENGVVGCVESSYCSKVNSFCVYGNEGTVIYRGGKFYMSGDNAYKGIIADYDGSGDEKSYPVSDAGKNLYRIDNPYEQHVKFTEAVIKGEKAPISVWKGVEGLIVVKAAYESARTKSFVNIEEFTKKALEEYKCGK; translated from the coding sequence ATGAAGGAGCTTAAAATAGGTCTTATAGGGTGCGGAGGTATGGCGAAAAACTACCGCGAAATTTATACAAAAATCAAAGGTGCGCGTCTTGATTTTGTCGTCGGGCTTGACTCGGACAATCCGCGCGAGGTTGCACAAATGCTTGGCGCATCGCGCTATTCGACAAACTATGAGGATTTAATAAATTCCGACGTTGATATTGTGGACATAAGCACACCCAACCATCTGCACAAAGAGCAGTTTATAAAGGCGGTGCGCGCAGGCAAAAACGTACTTTTGCAAAAGCCGATAGCATCAACGCTTGACGACGCGTTTGAAATTTACGAGGAGTCGAAAAAGACCGATAAAACGGTGGGAATGTATATGAGCAGACATTCCGCGTCGGCATATATTGAGATTAAAAACATAATCGAAAGCGGTGCAATCGGAAAAATTTCGTCAGTGCACGCAAGAACATCTCTTGTAAGACGCGCATCGGCAAACAGCGCGGAAAACTGGCGCTGTTCGGTTGAAAAAACCGGAGGCGGTTCGCTTATTCAGCTCGGGGTTCACGATTACGACATTCTGTCGTGGGTGCTCGGAAGCAAGATTTCCGAAATCGGCGCGTACTGCGAAAACATTATGAGCCCGCATATCGGCGGCGACGATTCTTCGCAGACGATTATAAAATTTGAAAACGGCGTTGTCGGCTGTGTTGAAAGTTCGTACTGCAGTAAGGTAAACAGTTTTTGCGTTTACGGAAACGAGGGCACGGTAATCTACCGCGGAGGGAAGTTTTATATGTCGGGTGACAACGCGTACAAGGGAATTATTGCCGACTACGACGGAAGCGGTGACGAAAAAAGTTATCCCGTATCCGATGCCGGCAAAAATCTTTACAGAATTGACAACCCGTATGAACAACACGTTAAATTTACCGAGGCGGTAATAAAAGGCGAAAAAGCGCCGATTTCGGTATGGAAAGGCGTTGAAGGACTTATAGTTGTCAAGGCAGCATATGAGTCTGCAAGGACGAAAAGCTTTGTTAATATAGAAGAATTTACAAAAAAAGCGCTGGAGGAATATAAATGCGGAAAATAA
- a CDS encoding FAD-dependent oxidoreductase: MQDYNCLYKYKNFEIPIYKLNTLVIGSGCAGLNAADWLCDLGVCDIALATEGFNMGTSRNTGSDKQTYYKLSMSSGEEDGIGKMAKTLFDGKSVNGDTALCEAAGSAKSFMKLAILGVPFPTNEYGEYAGYMTDHDVCKRATSAGPLTSKYMTEALEKSVRCKDIRIFDNVLIVRLICDENKIIGAIGIDKNSKNMRPLIFECENIILATGGSAGIYQNSVYPCCHTGMTSLAVEAGAKTSNLQEWQYGLASVDFRWNVSGTYQQVIPRYVSVDKDGNEREFLNDYFKNPSDTVNFVFQKGYQWPFDSAKIKGSSIIDMIIFNETVNKKNKVYMDFTKEPKALENGFESLSDEAYNYLKNSGALIKTPIKRLEKMNKKAIDLYAQNGIDLYNSYLRVEVCAQHNNGGIAVDKNWQTNIDGLYAAGEAAGTFGVYRPGGSALNSTQVGSMRAAEHIAYKKKNGEKPKNIEDIILRHSDIFDFIFCLSDNGEINGEIYDRQRTCREKMSNFASYIRIPRKMAELKNEFLKSYGSFFDDYKNGGVRDITALFKLRDSYLTSSAVLCAMLYSADKIGTRGGSLVCENIPKGKEVFDIEISSNAEYDGKTVSVCYKDGEFSAFGEDVREIPKSELWFENVWNEYLKRCGK, encoded by the coding sequence TTGCAAGATTATAATTGTTTGTATAAGTATAAAAACTTTGAAATTCCGATTTACAAGCTTAATACCCTCGTTATAGGCAGCGGCTGTGCGGGTCTTAATGCCGCCGACTGGCTTTGCGATTTGGGTGTTTGCGATATTGCACTTGCAACCGAGGGTTTTAATATGGGCACGTCGCGCAATACGGGAAGCGACAAGCAAACGTATTACAAACTTTCTATGTCGTCGGGTGAGGAGGACGGCATAGGCAAAATGGCGAAAACGCTTTTTGACGGAAAATCGGTAAACGGCGACACGGCGCTCTGCGAGGCGGCAGGGTCGGCAAAAAGCTTTATGAAGCTTGCAATTTTGGGTGTGCCGTTTCCCACAAACGAATACGGCGAATATGCAGGATATATGACCGACCACGATGTTTGCAAAAGGGCAACGTCGGCAGGGCCTTTAACGTCAAAATATATGACCGAGGCACTCGAAAAAAGCGTTCGGTGCAAAGATATAAGAATTTTCGACAATGTGCTGATTGTGCGCTTAATCTGTGACGAAAACAAAATTATCGGCGCGATCGGAATTGACAAAAATTCAAAAAATATGCGTCCTTTGATTTTTGAATGTGAAAATATAATTCTCGCAACGGGCGGATCTGCCGGAATTTATCAAAATAGCGTTTATCCCTGCTGTCACACGGGTATGACATCGCTTGCGGTTGAGGCAGGCGCAAAAACGTCGAATTTACAGGAATGGCAGTATGGGTTGGCGTCGGTGGATTTCCGCTGGAACGTTTCGGGAACATATCAGCAGGTTATTCCGCGGTATGTTTCGGTTGACAAAGACGGAAACGAAAGAGAATTTTTAAACGATTACTTTAAAAATCCTTCCGACACCGTGAATTTTGTTTTTCAAAAGGGCTATCAGTGGCCGTTTGACAGTGCAAAAATAAAAGGTTCGTCGATAATTGATATGATCATTTTTAACGAAACCGTAAACAAGAAAAACAAGGTTTATATGGACTTTACAAAAGAGCCGAAAGCGCTTGAAAACGGTTTTGAAAGTCTGTCGGACGAGGCGTATAACTATCTTAAAAATTCGGGCGCACTTATAAAAACGCCGATTAAACGTCTTGAAAAGATGAATAAAAAGGCGATTGACCTTTATGCGCAAAACGGAATAGATTTGTATAATTCATATTTGCGCGTTGAGGTTTGCGCACAGCACAACAACGGCGGTATTGCGGTTGACAAAAACTGGCAGACAAACATTGACGGATTGTATGCTGCAGGCGAGGCGGCAGGAACATTCGGTGTATACCGTCCGGGCGGTTCGGCGCTCAACTCAACACAGGTCGGCTCAATGCGCGCGGCGGAGCATATAGCATATAAAAAGAAAAACGGTGAAAAGCCGAAAAATATTGAAGATATAATTTTAAGGCATAGCGATATTTTTGATTTTATATTCTGTTTGTCCGACAACGGTGAGATAAACGGCGAAATTTACGACCGTCAGCGCACCTGCCGTGAAAAAATGAGCAATTTTGCGTCGTACATAAGAATACCGCGCAAAATGGCGGAACTGAAAAATGAGTTTTTGAAAAGTTACGGTAGTTTTTTTGATGACTACAAAAACGGCGGTGTGCGTGATATAACCGCACTGTTCAAGCTTCGGGATTCGTATTTGACATCGTCGGCGGTGCTCTGTGCAATGCTTTATTCGGCGGATAAAATCGGCACGCGCGGTGGTTCGCTGGTGTGCGAAAACATTCCGAAAGGAAAAGAAGTGTTTGACATTGAAATTTCGTCAAATGCGGAATATGACGGCAAAACGGTGAGCGTTTGCTATAAAGACGGCGAATTTTCCGCTTTCGGCGAGGACGTAAGAGAAATTCCAAAATCGGAGCTTTGGTTTGAAAACGTTTGGAATGAATATCTCAAACGGTGCGGAAAATAG